The stretch of DNA CGCGTCTGAACCTTTTGCCATACTGTTCACCTCAACTTTAGTACAATTAGCCCTGATCAGGGCAATGCGCCAACGGCGCGACCACAATACAAAAAGGGGGACGATTCCAAAGACCTCGTCTCTTGGAAATCAGTCCCCTCATCTTACTTACACAACGAGACGAGATTACCATCGGTAACGATCTTGGCAACTTTCTCCGCTTTATTGAGAGCGTAGAAGTGAACGCCCTGAAGGTCAGTCTTCAAGTAGCTCTTTACTTCGTTGATTGTGTATTCCATGCCGTATTTTTCAAAATCCGCCGCGTATTTCTTGGTAAGATCGTCGTACTGTTTGAGGGTTTCTTCGGAAGAACTCTTGGGCGGGGGCGGGGGCGGGCTGTATTGACCGACGATCCGTGAAAGTTCCACCGGAATGGCGCCGGGAATTGTCATGTCGATAGCATTTCTGCGGGAAAGAATCGGCATAATGCCAATAACAAAGGGGAGTTTGATGCCGGCCTTGCGGCACTGGGCGACCCACTTTTCATAAGCAGGGATATCATGACAGGTCTGGCACATAACAAGCTCAGCGCCCGCATCCTGTTTCGCCTTGAGGTAGTTGATGTCGCTTTCAAAGCTGGAAGCAAGGAGATGCCTTTCGGGATAACCTGCGGCGGCAAAACATATTTGAGGGAATTCCTTGTGTAAAAAGCTGATAAGCTGGTTTGCGTGCTCAAATTCGCCGCCGGTGGATGACTTGATGTCCCCGGTGACCGGATCTTTCTGAAAATCGCCGCGCATGGCAAGACTATTTTCAAGCCCCATGGCCACATATTCCGCAAAAATCGCCTTTAACTCGGCGGCTGTTTTCCCAATACACGTAAAGTGGGTTACACAATTGACTTTGTGGTCAACGATGTATTTGCAAATTTCCTTTGACTCGCCCACATTGGTGCCCATGGCGCCATAGGTGCAGCTAATAAAATCCGGCTTTAATTGGAATAATTGGTCCAGCTCTTTTTGCAGCTTCGGAATACCATCCTTTTCTTTGGGTGGAAACACCTCAAATGATAGGGTCTTCTTATTTTTCAGAATCTCCGCTACTTTCATTTCCCTCTCCTCTCTTTTAAACTTTTAAAACAGGAAAAAATCCCGTTGTTTACAAAATTTTATATTCCCAGCTTCTGTATGATCTCCCCCAGCGCCTTTTTGATAGGAGAATCCTCCGGCAGGGTAACCAGGGCTTTGCCGTCGGCGTCGAACTTGTACACCGAATCGTCCATGGGGATCACCCCAATAAGGGAAAGTTTCTGTTCCGCAATTTCGTCCAGCAGCCCCTGCTCCAGCTTCCCCCCTGGGGCGCGGTTCACGATGAGACAGACCTTGTTGGCCTTAAAATCCAACTGTTCTATCATCTCGGCAATGCGGCCCGCAGCCTGTATGCCCCGCCGGGAACAGTCGCTTACCAGGAGTATCAGATCCACCGGGGGCAAAATTCCCCGGCTGATATGCTCCAGCCCCGCTTCGTTATCTACTATTAAATAGTTGTAATTCTGATAGTACTTCTGGAGCTGATCCCGGAGAAGATCGTTTACAAAGCAATAGCAACCCTTACCCTGGGTCCGGCCCATGACCAGCAAATCGTAATTGTCCAGCTCCACCAAAGCTGCGCTAAAGCGGAAATTAGCGTATTCCTGCTTTGACATCCCCGGTGGTATGGGATTTTTTTCGGCAAATTCCGACTTGGCAATTTCTTCGCGTATATCCCCAAGGGTTATGGTCGTTTCCACCCCCAGGACTTCATTCAGATTAGAGTTTGGGTCGGCATCCACCGCCAGGATGGGGCCTTTCCCGGTCTGGGCGAGGTAATTTAAGAACAAACCACAGAGCGTGGTCTTTCCCACACCGCCTTTCCCAGCCATGGCAATGCTATAAGTCATGTTCCCTACTATAATACTACTCGGTTTATCTGTCAACCGCCGCTTATCGAGCTTTTTTTATATATATATTCCGAATTGGCCTTGACGGTATGGCCTTTTTAGGTTTTATTCTATAAATATATGGTCTCTTCATTTAGGTCCTCCCAAGAGGTATTCGACTGGTTAAACCGGTTTGTAAACCTTGAGGCGGGCCAAAAACCTAGCAGTTTCCGTCCCGAGCGGATGGAACTTATCGCCGCAGTGGCGGAACACCCCGAATTGTGCGCCCCCTCTTTCCACGTAGCGGGTTCCAAGGGCAAAGGATC from Treponema primitia ZAS-1 encodes:
- a CDS encoding methylenetetrahydrofolate reductase, whose amino-acid sequence is MKVAEILKNKKTLSFEVFPPKEKDGIPKLQKELDQLFQLKPDFISCTYGAMGTNVGESKEICKYIVDHKVNCVTHFTCIGKTAAELKAIFAEYVAMGLENSLAMRGDFQKDPVTGDIKSSTGGEFEHANQLISFLHKEFPQICFAAAGYPERHLLASSFESDINYLKAKQDAGAELVMCQTCHDIPAYEKWVAQCRKAGIKLPFVIGIMPILSRRNAIDMTIPGAIPVELSRIVGQYSPPPPPPKSSSEETLKQYDDLTKKYAADFEKYGMEYTINEVKSYLKTDLQGVHFYALNKAEKVAKIVTDGNLVSLCK
- a CDS encoding carbon monoxide dehydrogenase accessory protein CooC, translated to MTYSIAMAGKGGVGKTTLCGLFLNYLAQTGKGPILAVDADPNSNLNEVLGVETTITLGDIREEIAKSEFAEKNPIPPGMSKQEYANFRFSAALVELDNYDLLVMGRTQGKGCYCFVNDLLRDQLQKYYQNYNYLIVDNEAGLEHISRGILPPVDLILLVSDCSRRGIQAAGRIAEMIEQLDFKANKVCLIVNRAPGGKLEQGLLDEIAEQKLSLIGVIPMDDSVYKFDADGKALVTLPEDSPIKKALGEIIQKLGI